Proteins found in one Podarcis muralis chromosome 5, rPodMur119.hap1.1, whole genome shotgun sequence genomic segment:
- the TPD52L2 gene encoding tumor protein D54 isoform X4 — protein sequence MESASQDINLNSPNKGLLSDTMTDVPVDNTSAAATAAPPARASAYNGLTEAEEEELRAELVKVEEEIGTLRQVLAAKERHCGELKRKLGLTPLDGLKQNLSKSWHDVQVSTAYMKTSEKLGEWNEKLTRSDLYKKTQETLSQAGQKTSAALSNVGSVISRKLGDMRAHPFSHSFSSYSIRHSISMPAMRNSATFKSFEDRVGTIKSKVVGGKDNGTDELHSPTASGDKPSQDNAPF from the exons ATGGAGAGCGCCAGCCAGG ataTCAACCTTAACTCTCCCAACAAAGGTCTGCTGTCGGATACTATGACAGATGTGCCTGTGGATAACACGAGTGCTGCCGCCACCGCTGCTCCTCCTGCAAGGGCCTCGGCCTACAATGGGCTCACAGaagcggaggaagaggagctaaGGGCCGAGCTGGTCAAG GTGGAAGAGGAGATAGGCACCCTGCGCCAGGTATTGGCTGCCAAAGAGAGACACTGCGGGGAGCTGAAGAGAAAGCTGGGCCTGACCCCCTTGGATGGCCTGAAGCAAAACCTCTCAAAGAGCTGGCATGATGTCCAGGTCTCCACTGC TTATATGAAAACCTCTGAGAAACTTGGAGAGTGGAATGAGAAACTGACCCGATCGGACCT CTACAAGAAGACGCAGGAAACTCTCTCGCAGGCAGGGCAGAAGACTTCGGCTGCCCTTTCCAACGTGGGCTCTGTGATCAGCCGGAAGCTTGGAGACATGAG GGCCCACCCCTTCTCACATTCCTTTAG CAGCTACTCCATTCGTCACTCGATAAGTATGCCAGCTATGAG AAATTCTGCAACCTTCAAGTCTTTTGAAGACCGTGTTGGAACCATAAAG TCCAAAGTTGTGGGCGGCAAAGACAACGGCACCGATGAGCTCCACTCCCCAACAGCATCCGGCGACAAGCCCTCCCAAGACAACGCGCCTTTCTAA
- the TPD52L2 gene encoding tumor protein D54 isoform X2 gives MESASQGLLSDTMTDVPVDNTSAAATAAPPARASAYNGLTEAEEEELRAELVKVEEEIGTLRQVLAAKERHCGELKRKLGLTPLDGLKQNLSKSWHDVQVSTAYMKTSEKLGEWNEKLTRSDLYVSASSTLEDWNEKLTQSEAYKKTQETLSQAGQKTSAALSNVGSVISRKLGDMRAHPFSHSFSSYSIRHSISMPAMRNSATFKSFEDRVGTIKSKVVGGKDNGTDELHSPTASGDKPSQDNAPF, from the exons ATGGAGAGCGCCAGCCAGG GTCTGCTGTCGGATACTATGACAGATGTGCCTGTGGATAACACGAGTGCTGCCGCCACCGCTGCTCCTCCTGCAAGGGCCTCGGCCTACAATGGGCTCACAGaagcggaggaagaggagctaaGGGCCGAGCTGGTCAAG GTGGAAGAGGAGATAGGCACCCTGCGCCAGGTATTGGCTGCCAAAGAGAGACACTGCGGGGAGCTGAAGAGAAAGCTGGGCCTGACCCCCTTGGATGGCCTGAAGCAAAACCTCTCAAAGAGCTGGCATGATGTCCAGGTCTCCACTGC TTATATGAAAACCTCTGAGAAACTTGGAGAGTGGAATGAGAAACTGACCCGATCGGACCT ATATGTTTCGGCCAGCAGCACCCTGGAGGACTGGAATGAGAAATTAACCCAATCAGAAGC CTACAAGAAGACGCAGGAAACTCTCTCGCAGGCAGGGCAGAAGACTTCGGCTGCCCTTTCCAACGTGGGCTCTGTGATCAGCCGGAAGCTTGGAGACATGAG GGCCCACCCCTTCTCACATTCCTTTAG CAGCTACTCCATTCGTCACTCGATAAGTATGCCAGCTATGAG AAATTCTGCAACCTTCAAGTCTTTTGAAGACCGTGTTGGAACCATAAAG TCCAAAGTTGTGGGCGGCAAAGACAACGGCACCGATGAGCTCCACTCCCCAACAGCATCCGGCGACAAGCCCTCCCAAGACAACGCGCCTTTCTAA
- the TPD52L2 gene encoding tumor protein D54 isoform X1, with translation MESASQDINLNSPNKGLLSDTMTDVPVDNTSAAATAAPPARASAYNGLTEAEEEELRAELVKVEEEIGTLRQVLAAKERHCGELKRKLGLTPLDGLKQNLSKSWHDVQVSTAYMKTSEKLGEWNEKLTRSDLYVSASSTLEDWNEKLTQSEAYKKTQETLSQAGQKTSAALSNVGSVISRKLGDMRAHPFSHSFSSYSIRHSISMPAMRNSATFKSFEDRVGTIKSKVVGGKDNGTDELHSPTASGDKPSQDNAPF, from the exons ATGGAGAGCGCCAGCCAGG ataTCAACCTTAACTCTCCCAACAAAGGTCTGCTGTCGGATACTATGACAGATGTGCCTGTGGATAACACGAGTGCTGCCGCCACCGCTGCTCCTCCTGCAAGGGCCTCGGCCTACAATGGGCTCACAGaagcggaggaagaggagctaaGGGCCGAGCTGGTCAAG GTGGAAGAGGAGATAGGCACCCTGCGCCAGGTATTGGCTGCCAAAGAGAGACACTGCGGGGAGCTGAAGAGAAAGCTGGGCCTGACCCCCTTGGATGGCCTGAAGCAAAACCTCTCAAAGAGCTGGCATGATGTCCAGGTCTCCACTGC TTATATGAAAACCTCTGAGAAACTTGGAGAGTGGAATGAGAAACTGACCCGATCGGACCT ATATGTTTCGGCCAGCAGCACCCTGGAGGACTGGAATGAGAAATTAACCCAATCAGAAGC CTACAAGAAGACGCAGGAAACTCTCTCGCAGGCAGGGCAGAAGACTTCGGCTGCCCTTTCCAACGTGGGCTCTGTGATCAGCCGGAAGCTTGGAGACATGAG GGCCCACCCCTTCTCACATTCCTTTAG CAGCTACTCCATTCGTCACTCGATAAGTATGCCAGCTATGAG AAATTCTGCAACCTTCAAGTCTTTTGAAGACCGTGTTGGAACCATAAAG TCCAAAGTTGTGGGCGGCAAAGACAACGGCACCGATGAGCTCCACTCCCCAACAGCATCCGGCGACAAGCCCTCCCAAGACAACGCGCCTTTCTAA
- the TPD52L2 gene encoding tumor protein D54 isoform X6, translated as MESASQDINLNSPNKGLLSDTMTDVPVDNTSAAATAAPPARASAYNGLTEAEEEELRAELVKVEEEIGTLRQVLAAKERHCGELKRKLGLTPLDGLKQNLSKSWHDVQVSTAYKKTQETLSQAGQKTSAALSNVGSVISRKLGDMRAHPFSHSFSSYSIRHSISMPAMRNSATFKSFEDRVGTIKSKVVGGKDNGTDELHSPTASGDKPSQDNAPF; from the exons ATGGAGAGCGCCAGCCAGG ataTCAACCTTAACTCTCCCAACAAAGGTCTGCTGTCGGATACTATGACAGATGTGCCTGTGGATAACACGAGTGCTGCCGCCACCGCTGCTCCTCCTGCAAGGGCCTCGGCCTACAATGGGCTCACAGaagcggaggaagaggagctaaGGGCCGAGCTGGTCAAG GTGGAAGAGGAGATAGGCACCCTGCGCCAGGTATTGGCTGCCAAAGAGAGACACTGCGGGGAGCTGAAGAGAAAGCTGGGCCTGACCCCCTTGGATGGCCTGAAGCAAAACCTCTCAAAGAGCTGGCATGATGTCCAGGTCTCCACTGC CTACAAGAAGACGCAGGAAACTCTCTCGCAGGCAGGGCAGAAGACTTCGGCTGCCCTTTCCAACGTGGGCTCTGTGATCAGCCGGAAGCTTGGAGACATGAG GGCCCACCCCTTCTCACATTCCTTTAG CAGCTACTCCATTCGTCACTCGATAAGTATGCCAGCTATGAG AAATTCTGCAACCTTCAAGTCTTTTGAAGACCGTGTTGGAACCATAAAG TCCAAAGTTGTGGGCGGCAAAGACAACGGCACCGATGAGCTCCACTCCCCAACAGCATCCGGCGACAAGCCCTCCCAAGACAACGCGCCTTTCTAA
- the TPD52L2 gene encoding tumor protein D54 isoform X3, translating to MESASQDINLNSPNKGLLSDTMTDVPVDNTSAAATAAPPARASAYNGLTEAEEEELRAELVKVEEEIGTLRQVLAAKERHCGELKRKLGLTPLDGLKQNLSKSWHDVQVSTAYVSASSTLEDWNEKLTQSEAYKKTQETLSQAGQKTSAALSNVGSVISRKLGDMRAHPFSHSFSSYSIRHSISMPAMRNSATFKSFEDRVGTIKSKVVGGKDNGTDELHSPTASGDKPSQDNAPF from the exons ATGGAGAGCGCCAGCCAGG ataTCAACCTTAACTCTCCCAACAAAGGTCTGCTGTCGGATACTATGACAGATGTGCCTGTGGATAACACGAGTGCTGCCGCCACCGCTGCTCCTCCTGCAAGGGCCTCGGCCTACAATGGGCTCACAGaagcggaggaagaggagctaaGGGCCGAGCTGGTCAAG GTGGAAGAGGAGATAGGCACCCTGCGCCAGGTATTGGCTGCCAAAGAGAGACACTGCGGGGAGCTGAAGAGAAAGCTGGGCCTGACCCCCTTGGATGGCCTGAAGCAAAACCTCTCAAAGAGCTGGCATGATGTCCAGGTCTCCACTGC ATATGTTTCGGCCAGCAGCACCCTGGAGGACTGGAATGAGAAATTAACCCAATCAGAAGC CTACAAGAAGACGCAGGAAACTCTCTCGCAGGCAGGGCAGAAGACTTCGGCTGCCCTTTCCAACGTGGGCTCTGTGATCAGCCGGAAGCTTGGAGACATGAG GGCCCACCCCTTCTCACATTCCTTTAG CAGCTACTCCATTCGTCACTCGATAAGTATGCCAGCTATGAG AAATTCTGCAACCTTCAAGTCTTTTGAAGACCGTGTTGGAACCATAAAG TCCAAAGTTGTGGGCGGCAAAGACAACGGCACCGATGAGCTCCACTCCCCAACAGCATCCGGCGACAAGCCCTCCCAAGACAACGCGCCTTTCTAA
- the TPD52L2 gene encoding tumor protein D54 isoform X7, whose amino-acid sequence MESASQDINLNSPNKGLLSDTMTDVPVDNTSAAATAAPPARASAYNGLTEAEEEELRAELVKVEEEIGTLRQVLAAKERHCGELKRKLGLTPLDGLKQNLSKSWHDVQVSTAYVSASSTLEDWNEKLTQSEAYKKTQETLSQAGQKTSAALSNVGSVISRKLGDMRNSATFKSFEDRVGTIKSKVVGGKDNGTDELHSPTASGDKPSQDNAPF is encoded by the exons ATGGAGAGCGCCAGCCAGG ataTCAACCTTAACTCTCCCAACAAAGGTCTGCTGTCGGATACTATGACAGATGTGCCTGTGGATAACACGAGTGCTGCCGCCACCGCTGCTCCTCCTGCAAGGGCCTCGGCCTACAATGGGCTCACAGaagcggaggaagaggagctaaGGGCCGAGCTGGTCAAG GTGGAAGAGGAGATAGGCACCCTGCGCCAGGTATTGGCTGCCAAAGAGAGACACTGCGGGGAGCTGAAGAGAAAGCTGGGCCTGACCCCCTTGGATGGCCTGAAGCAAAACCTCTCAAAGAGCTGGCATGATGTCCAGGTCTCCACTGC ATATGTTTCGGCCAGCAGCACCCTGGAGGACTGGAATGAGAAATTAACCCAATCAGAAGC CTACAAGAAGACGCAGGAAACTCTCTCGCAGGCAGGGCAGAAGACTTCGGCTGCCCTTTCCAACGTGGGCTCTGTGATCAGCCGGAAGCTTGGAGACATGAG AAATTCTGCAACCTTCAAGTCTTTTGAAGACCGTGTTGGAACCATAAAG TCCAAAGTTGTGGGCGGCAAAGACAACGGCACCGATGAGCTCCACTCCCCAACAGCATCCGGCGACAAGCCCTCCCAAGACAACGCGCCTTTCTAA
- the TPD52L2 gene encoding tumor protein D54 isoform X5: protein MESASQDINLNSPNKGLLSDTMTDVPVDNTSAAATAAPPARASAYNGLTEAEEEELRAELVKVEEEIGTLRQVLAAKERHCGELKRKLGLTPLDGLKQNLSKSWHDVQVSTAYMKTSEKLGEWNEKLTRSDLYVSASSTLEDWNEKLTQSEAYKKTQETLSQAGQKTSAALSNVGSVISRKLGDMRNSATFKSFEDRVGTIKSKVVGGKDNGTDELHSPTASGDKPSQDNAPF from the exons ATGGAGAGCGCCAGCCAGG ataTCAACCTTAACTCTCCCAACAAAGGTCTGCTGTCGGATACTATGACAGATGTGCCTGTGGATAACACGAGTGCTGCCGCCACCGCTGCTCCTCCTGCAAGGGCCTCGGCCTACAATGGGCTCACAGaagcggaggaagaggagctaaGGGCCGAGCTGGTCAAG GTGGAAGAGGAGATAGGCACCCTGCGCCAGGTATTGGCTGCCAAAGAGAGACACTGCGGGGAGCTGAAGAGAAAGCTGGGCCTGACCCCCTTGGATGGCCTGAAGCAAAACCTCTCAAAGAGCTGGCATGATGTCCAGGTCTCCACTGC TTATATGAAAACCTCTGAGAAACTTGGAGAGTGGAATGAGAAACTGACCCGATCGGACCT ATATGTTTCGGCCAGCAGCACCCTGGAGGACTGGAATGAGAAATTAACCCAATCAGAAGC CTACAAGAAGACGCAGGAAACTCTCTCGCAGGCAGGGCAGAAGACTTCGGCTGCCCTTTCCAACGTGGGCTCTGTGATCAGCCGGAAGCTTGGAGACATGAG AAATTCTGCAACCTTCAAGTCTTTTGAAGACCGTGTTGGAACCATAAAG TCCAAAGTTGTGGGCGGCAAAGACAACGGCACCGATGAGCTCCACTCCCCAACAGCATCCGGCGACAAGCCCTCCCAAGACAACGCGCCTTTCTAA
- the TPD52L2 gene encoding tumor protein D54 isoform X9: MESASQDINLNSPNKGLLSDTMTDVPVDNTSAAATAAPPARASAYNGLTEAEEEELRAELVKVEEEIGTLRQVLAAKERHCGELKRKLGLTPLDGLKQNLSKSWHDVQVSTAYKKTQETLSQAGQKTSAALSNVGSVISRKLGDMRNSATFKSFEDRVGTIKSKVVGGKDNGTDELHSPTASGDKPSQDNAPF; this comes from the exons ATGGAGAGCGCCAGCCAGG ataTCAACCTTAACTCTCCCAACAAAGGTCTGCTGTCGGATACTATGACAGATGTGCCTGTGGATAACACGAGTGCTGCCGCCACCGCTGCTCCTCCTGCAAGGGCCTCGGCCTACAATGGGCTCACAGaagcggaggaagaggagctaaGGGCCGAGCTGGTCAAG GTGGAAGAGGAGATAGGCACCCTGCGCCAGGTATTGGCTGCCAAAGAGAGACACTGCGGGGAGCTGAAGAGAAAGCTGGGCCTGACCCCCTTGGATGGCCTGAAGCAAAACCTCTCAAAGAGCTGGCATGATGTCCAGGTCTCCACTGC CTACAAGAAGACGCAGGAAACTCTCTCGCAGGCAGGGCAGAAGACTTCGGCTGCCCTTTCCAACGTGGGCTCTGTGATCAGCCGGAAGCTTGGAGACATGAG AAATTCTGCAACCTTCAAGTCTTTTGAAGACCGTGTTGGAACCATAAAG TCCAAAGTTGTGGGCGGCAAAGACAACGGCACCGATGAGCTCCACTCCCCAACAGCATCCGGCGACAAGCCCTCCCAAGACAACGCGCCTTTCTAA
- the TPD52L2 gene encoding tumor protein D54 isoform X8, with amino-acid sequence MESASQDINLNSPNKGLLSDTMTDVPVDNTSAAATAAPPARASAYNGLTEAEEEELRAELVKVEEEIGTLRQVLAAKERHCGELKRKLGLTPLDGLKQNLSKSWHDVQVSTAYMKTSEKLGEWNEKLTRSDLYKKTQETLSQAGQKTSAALSNVGSVISRKLGDMRNSATFKSFEDRVGTIKSKVVGGKDNGTDELHSPTASGDKPSQDNAPF; translated from the exons ATGGAGAGCGCCAGCCAGG ataTCAACCTTAACTCTCCCAACAAAGGTCTGCTGTCGGATACTATGACAGATGTGCCTGTGGATAACACGAGTGCTGCCGCCACCGCTGCTCCTCCTGCAAGGGCCTCGGCCTACAATGGGCTCACAGaagcggaggaagaggagctaaGGGCCGAGCTGGTCAAG GTGGAAGAGGAGATAGGCACCCTGCGCCAGGTATTGGCTGCCAAAGAGAGACACTGCGGGGAGCTGAAGAGAAAGCTGGGCCTGACCCCCTTGGATGGCCTGAAGCAAAACCTCTCAAAGAGCTGGCATGATGTCCAGGTCTCCACTGC TTATATGAAAACCTCTGAGAAACTTGGAGAGTGGAATGAGAAACTGACCCGATCGGACCT CTACAAGAAGACGCAGGAAACTCTCTCGCAGGCAGGGCAGAAGACTTCGGCTGCCCTTTCCAACGTGGGCTCTGTGATCAGCCGGAAGCTTGGAGACATGAG AAATTCTGCAACCTTCAAGTCTTTTGAAGACCGTGTTGGAACCATAAAG TCCAAAGTTGTGGGCGGCAAAGACAACGGCACCGATGAGCTCCACTCCCCAACAGCATCCGGCGACAAGCCCTCCCAAGACAACGCGCCTTTCTAA
- the TPD52L2 gene encoding tumor protein D54 isoform X10: MESASQDINLNSPNKGLLSDTMTDVPVDNTSAAATAAPPARASAYNGLTEAEEEELRAELVKVEEEIGTLRQVLAAKERHCGELKRKLGLTPLDGLKQNLSKSWHDVQVSTAYKKTQETLSQAGQKTSAALSNVGSVISRKLGDMR, encoded by the exons ATGGAGAGCGCCAGCCAGG ataTCAACCTTAACTCTCCCAACAAAGGTCTGCTGTCGGATACTATGACAGATGTGCCTGTGGATAACACGAGTGCTGCCGCCACCGCTGCTCCTCCTGCAAGGGCCTCGGCCTACAATGGGCTCACAGaagcggaggaagaggagctaaGGGCCGAGCTGGTCAAG GTGGAAGAGGAGATAGGCACCCTGCGCCAGGTATTGGCTGCCAAAGAGAGACACTGCGGGGAGCTGAAGAGAAAGCTGGGCCTGACCCCCTTGGATGGCCTGAAGCAAAACCTCTCAAAGAGCTGGCATGATGTCCAGGTCTCCACTGC CTACAAGAAGACGCAGGAAACTCTCTCGCAGGCAGGGCAGAAGACTTCGGCTGCCCTTTCCAACGTGGGCTCTGTGATCAGCCGGAAGCTTGGAGACATGAGGTAA